Proteins co-encoded in one Thermodesulfobacteriota bacterium genomic window:
- the rplT gene encoding 50S ribosomal protein L20, with protein MRIKRGVASRNRRRRLLKLAKGYWGRRRTNLRRVKETVLRALSYAYRDRRQRKRDFRRLWIVRINAAVRPYGLSYSQFMGALKKSGIEIDRKNLADMAVRDSESFKAVVEAAKANLH; from the coding sequence ATGAGAATTAAAAGAGGAGTTGCTTCCAGAAACAGAAGGAGAAGGCTACTCAAACTGGCAAAAGGCTATTGGGGAAGAAGAAGAACAAACCTGAGGAGGGTGAAAGAGACCGTTCTTCGTGCCCTTTCTTATGCCTACAGGGATAGGCGCCAGCGCAAACGCGATTTCAGAAGGCTTTGGATCGTGAGGATCAATGCCGCGGTGAGACCGTACGGTCTTTCCTATAGCCAGTTCATGGGTGCACTTAAGAAATCGGGCATTGAAATTGACCGGAAGAACCTCGCCGACATGGCGGTAAGGGATTCCGAAAGCTTCAAGGCGGTAGTGGAAGCAGCCAAGGCGAATCTGCATTAA
- a CDS encoding type II toxin-antitoxin system HicA family toxin, translating to MPRLYSSKEIERVLNRLDFKLISQKGSHGKFKGKTGRIVILPMNKKEIPLGTFKSLLRQIGISHEDFTQILEK from the coding sequence GTGCCTAGGTTATATTCTTCTAAAGAAATAGAGCGTGTACTAAACCGATTGGACTTCAAGCTCATTTCACAAAAAGGTTCACATGGGAAATTCAAAGGTAAAACTGGCCGGATAGTTATCCTGCCGATGAACAAGAAAGAAATACCACTGGGGACTTTCAAAAGCTTACTCAGACAGATTGGAATAAGCCACGAAGACTTCACGCAAATACTCGAGAAATAA
- the rpmI gene encoding 50S ribosomal protein L35, which translates to MAKIKVKTNRGAAKRFKVTATGKIKRWSGGKSHLNVKKSRKRKRRLLSGDYMEGEQARRIKRYIPYL; encoded by the coding sequence ATGGCAAAAATTAAGGTTAAGACCAATAGAGGCGCGGCGAAAAGGTTTAAGGTCACTGCTACCGGAAAAATCAAGAGATGGAGCGGCGGGAAAAGCCATCTTAACGTGAAGAAAAGCAGGAAGAGAAAAAGAAGGCTTCTTTCAGGCGATTACATGGAGGGAGAGCAGGCGAGAAGGATTAAAAGGTATATACCCTATCTTTGA